The following are encoded together in the Fusarium keratoplasticum isolate Fu6.1 chromosome 1, whole genome shotgun sequence genome:
- a CDS encoding DUF2470 domain-containing protein — MASADDARKKRIVSHMNQDHTREISYYLRHYAHLSAGAASSPALRDVDLNGMTIRSKDGRDHFIPFTPPLKGWGEAKDRIIEMAVEAREALGLSDVVIEGYRPPEGFGIIVTGSVIFYFFCAATLPWVQPGTDVWRLLETGFPGGPTFYSWLVNAIFWPVVGIHVVECYFFDRKLQRHGVERLSGQWWLWLSNCFFEGFPSFKRVDGIVARKQQEKNGKKQ, encoded by the coding sequence ATGGCCTCCGCTGATGATGCCCGCAAGAAGCGCATCGTGTCGCACATGAACCAGGACCACACGCGCGAGATCTCCTATTACCTGCGCCACTACGCTCACCTCTCTGCTGGCGCCGCTTCGTCCCCGGCCTTGCGGGACGTCGACCTCAATGGCATGACTATTCGCTCGAAGGACGGGAGGGACCACTTTATCCCGTTCACGCCGCCGCTCAAGGGCTGGGGAGAGGCCAAGGACCGCATCATCGAGATGGCGGTTGAGGCCCGCGAGGCGCTGGGCCTCAGCGACGTGGTCATTGAGGGCTACAGGCCTCCCGAGGGTTTCGGAATCATCGTTACCGGATCTGTAATCTTCTACTTCTTCTGCGCCGCTACCCTCCCTTGGGTCCAGCCTGGCACCGACGTCTGGAGGCTGCTGGAAACCGGGTTCCCGGGAGGACCTACGTTCTACAGCTGGCTCGTCAACGCCATCTTCTGGCCGGTCGTCGGGATCCACGTGGTCGAGTGTTACTTTTTCGACAGGAAGCTGCAGAGGCACGGCGTGGAGAGGTTGTCTGGGCAGTGGTGGTTGTGGCTGTCCAACTGCTTCTTTGAGGGGTTCCCATCGTTCAAGCGGGTGGATGGGATCGTGGCCCGGAAGCAGCAGGAGAAGAACGGCAAGAAGCAGTGA
- a CDS encoding C2H2-type domain-containing protein — protein sequence MPSLRDKATRYSSNRHHRDTFFYHSAQSKLQRLFPGFLRFKPSLENPTIDRRLGSRRSDMPQASEEKVFVTRNKPSRSSIEHTVSHSHTNQPIGTSRKSRSKKDQESGQDRRGSPASPSGQVNSSPQGRRTNLADECAKLLNVPLPPDAGRGAAASSNAEPTTKPSAAYLDYRINQELCRRKQIIVDSLMAAISECFKRKLEALDEGCDPASGGSHPSSGSVQGIKSTSRSSAAGQKRSSRHGSRDESDNSEDDDSFRKKKDKKRARIEKDDTKPRFACPYHQYDPKTFGAKRTCCGPGWTELPRVKEHLERSHSLPKFQCNRCCRRFKKDEELKKHQRETTPCTVKDPSKMPRDLADGYDEEQARKLKARTRKSPEEKWKEWYGILFNMDPDDPSIPSPYHDASLSTAKASTINRESIPEYREWWTKAKPVIRHRVTKEVEKALMHYEPQVKHDIIESLRDLPRCIADLFPLPGLTSEETSDMAEETGFLDFLDMGDDYIFGDVDGTGFLNDNSATFGSSESSDCSDPYQAGTSSATSVEDDVYQSFDAKTGLAPESFHLSYSANNLY from the exons ATGCCCTCGTTGAGAGACAAAGCCACACGATATTCCTCGAACCGCCACCATCGAGACACCTTCTTCTACCACTCCGCCCAGTCCAAGTTGCAACGCCTCTTCCCCGGCTTCCTGAGGTTCAAGCCGTCCCTCGAAAACCCAACTATAGACCGTCGTCTGGGCAGCCGGCGATCGGATATGCCTCAGGCTTCGGAAGAGAAAGTCTTTGTCACTAGAAACAAGCCATCTCGCTCATCAATTGAACACACTGTATCTCATTCACATACT AACCAACCTATTGGCACATCACGAAAGTCCCGGTCTAAGAAGGACCAGGAGAGCGGTCAGGACCGTCGAGGTTCTCCTGCCTCCCC AAGCGGCCAAGTCAACTCGTCCCCCCAAGGACGCCGCACCAACCTCGCAGACGAGTGCGCAAAGCTCCTCAACGTGCCTCTGCCGCCAGATGCTGGACGGGgagccgccgcctcctcaaACGCCGAGCCCACTACGAAGCCGTCGGCCGCCTACCTAGACTACCGCATCAACCAGGAGCTGTGCCGCCGCAAGCAAATCATCGTCGACAGTTTAATGGCTGCTATCTCGGAATGCTTTAAACGAAAACTGGAGGCACTCGATGAAGGGTGCGATCCCGCCTCTGGAGGATCGCACCCTTCATCGGGCTCCGTTCAGGGCATCAAGTCCACGTCCCGCTCGTCGGCTGCTGGCCAGAAGAGGTCTAGCCGCCACGGTAGCAGGGACGAGAGCGACAACAGtgaggatgacgacagcttcaggaagaagaaggacaagaagagggcTAGGATCGAAAAGGACGACACCAAGCCGCGCTTCGCATGCCCCTATCACCAGTACGACCCCAAGACGTTTGGAGCGAAGCGCACGTGCTGTGGTCCAGGCTGGACAGAGCTACCTCGGGTAAA GGAGCACCTTGAGCGCAGCCACAGTCTTCCCAAGTTCCAATGCAACAGATGTTGTCGCCGGTtcaagaaggatgaagagctcaagaagcacCAGCGAGAGACTACCCCTTGCACGGTCAAGGACCCAAGCAAGATGCCTCGAGATCTCGCGGATGGATACGACGAGGAACAGGCCAGGAAGCTCAAAGCAAGAACCCGAAAGTCTCCAGAAGAGAAGTGGAAGGAGTGGTATGGCATCTTGTTCAACATGGACCCTGATGACCCTAGCATCCCGTCACCTT ACCATGACGCTTCTCTATCAACAGCCAAAGCTTCCACCATCAACCGGGAAAGCATCCCCGAGTACCGCGAGTGGTGGACAAAAGCTAAGCCCGTCATCCGCCACCGCGtgaccaaggaggttgaaaAGGCGCTCATGCACTATGAGCCGCAGGTCAAGCACGACATCATTGAAAGTCTACGGGACCTCCCACGTTGCATTGCAGACCTTTTCCCCCTGCCGGGCCTAACCTCGGAAGAGACGTCAgacatggccgaggagacggGCTTCCTCGACTTCCTGGACATGGGAGATGACTACATCTTTGGGGACGTCGACGGCACAGGCTTTCTCAATGACAACTCGGCTACGTTTGGCTCTTCGGAGTCGTCTGATTGCTCGGACCCGTATCAAGCTGGGACCAGCTCTGCCACTTCGGTGGAGGACGATGTCTACCAGAGCTTTGATGCTAAAACTGGGTTGGCACCCGAGTCGTTTCACTTGAGCTACTCAGCCAACAACCTTTACTAA
- a CDS encoding Phosphatidylinositol N-acetylglucosaminyltransferase gives MTRRTYNIAMVSDFFFPQPGGIESHIYQLATKLIDRGHKVIVITHAYDDRKGVRYLTNGVKVYHVPFLEIYRHATFPTVFSFFPIFRNICIRERIEIVHGHGSLSSLCHEAILHARTMGLRTAFTDHSLFGFADAGTILTNKLLKFTLSDVDHSICVSHTCKENTVLRASLDPLMVSVIPNAVVAENFRPKDTPASPSPQSTTFGSEAPVYPSPQRIGPRDIITIVVISRLFYNKGTDLLIASIPRVLENHPNTRFIIAGSGPKAIDLEQMIETNVLQDRVEMLGPIRHEEVRDVMVRGHIYLHPSLTEAFGTVIVEAASCGLYVVCTQVGGIPEVLPSHMTTFAKPEEDDIVLATGKAITAIRAGKIRTEKFHDQVKKMYSWQNVALRTERVYDGISGTIPEDEFYGIDTSGYGSRIRNFALIDRLKRYYGCGIWAGKLFCLCCVVDYLFFLFLEWWFPRDNIDICPDWPRKQPAEDGAGSKKGLHSNRSSTSQGAPKLE, from the exons atgacacGCCGCACATACAACATCGCTATGGTTAgcgacttcttcttcccccaGCCCGGAGGCATCGAGTCGCACATCTATCAACTCGCCACAAAGCTTATCGATCGCGGCCACAaggtcatcgtcatcacccACGCCTACGACGACCGCAAGGGCGTCCGCTATCTCACCAACGGCGTCAAGGTCTACCACGTGCCCTTCCTCGAGATCTATCGCCACGCCACCTTTCCCACTGTCTTCTCGTTCTTTCCCATCTTCAGAAATATTTGCATCCGCGAGCGCATCGAGATtgttcatggccatggcagtCTCAGCAGTCTTTGCCACGAGGCCATCCTCCACGCCCGCACCATGGGCTTGCGCACTGCCTTTACCGATCACTCGCTGTTTGGCTTCGCCGACGCTGGAACCATTCTCACcaacaagctcctcaagTTTACGCTGAGTGATGTTGATCATAGTATCTGCGTGAGCCATACATG CAAGGAAAACACGGTGCTTCGAGCATCTCTCGACCCCCTGATGGTCTCAGTCATACCCAACGCTGTCGTTGCAGAAAACTTCCGTCCCAAGGATACTCCAGCTTCCCCCTCACCCCAGAGCACAACATTTGGCTCCGAAGCCCCAGTCTACCCTTCTCCCCAACGAATAGGACCCCGCGACATTATCACCATTGTCGTCATCTCACGTCTTTTCTACAACAAGGGAACTGacctcctcatcgcctctATCCCTCGTGTGCTCGAGAATCATCCCAACACACGCTTCATCATTGCCGGCTCCGGTCCCAAGGCCATTGATCTGGAACAGATGATCGAGACAAACGTTCTCCAGGACCGCGTCGAGATGCTAGGTCCCATTCGCCACGAGGAGGTCCGCGACGTCATGGTCCGTGGTCATATCTacctccatccatctctcacCGAAGCCTTTGGTACCGTCATTGTCGAGGCAGCCAGCTGCGGACTGTACGTCGTGTGCACCCAGGTCGGTGGTATCCCCGAGGTCCTTCCCTCACACATGACAACATTTGccaagccagaggaggacgatATCGTGCTTGCTACCGGAAAGGCTATAACCGCCATCCGCGCGGGTAAGATCCGCACGGAAAAGTTCCATgaccaggtcaagaagatgtACTCGTGGCAAAACGTTGCCCTCCGCACCGAGCGCGTCTACGACGGCATCTCGGGCACCATCCCTGAAGACGAGTTCTACGGCATCGACACCTCTGGCTACGGCAGTCGAATTCGCAACTTTGCTCTTATCGATCGTCTCAAACGCTACTACGGCTGCGGTATATGGGCCGGCAAGCTATTCTGCTTGTGCTGTGTCGTCGACTATCTATTCTTCCTGTTTCTAGAATGGTGGTTCCCCAGAGACAATATCGATATTTGCCCCGACTGGCCTCGCAAGCAACCTGCTGAGGATGGCGCCGGCTCCAAAAAGGGCCTGCATAGTAATCGGTCGAGCACATCTCAAGGCGCCCCCAAACTTGAATGA